Below is a genomic region from Caloranaerobacter sp. TR13.
CACAAATAACAAACGTGGAATTTGTTTCAGATGTTGTAAGTGGGAATAATATACCTGAAGGATACAAAAAAATGACTGTAGAAATAACAGGAACAAATACATTATTTAGACAAGGAACAACAACGGTTGAAATTCAAGAGCTAACAGGTAAAACTGAAACAGTAGTTGTTGAAGATTCTACACATTTAAGCTTTTCATTAAAAGAAGGATTAAGTGCGGGAAATTATACAATTGTAATAGATATTGATGGAGATAGTAATACTAGTTCAGATAAAGCTACTTATCAATTTACTGTAACTTCACCTACAATAGTATCGGTTTCCCCAAACACTATTGTTAATGCAAGCAGTACACCGATCACAATAACTGTAATAGGCGATAAGACTCATTTTTCAAAATCAGTACCTATAATAGAAATATTAGATGATCAACAAACAGCTATATCAGAAGCTACAATTTCTAATGTAGAAGTTGTTAGTGATACCAAACTCACTTTTAATTTAATCCCTAATACTATAACAGCACAAGGCAATTATGGAATTAAGATAACTACATCCAGTAGTTCAATAAATGAAGTTGTTCAAGGCAGTGCGTTAATAAAAGTAAATACTGCTGGAATTAGCAGTATATCTCCTTCATCAGTATACAAGGATGAATTGGGAAGCAAAGAAATAACTATAACTGGTATTAATACAAACTTTATTCAGGGTAATACAACTTTAACTATTGATAATAATCCAATCAGCAATGTGAACATTATTTCAACTTCACAATTAAATTTTACAATACCAAATGAAAGCTATTTAACAGAAGGTACACATACAATAAAAGTAGTTGATGGAAATGGTGATGAGCTTGAAACAAGTATATTAGTAGCTGTTCGTTCGATAGCAATATCTCCTAAGGAAAAAGATTTTGGATATAGCTCTTTTACAATGTTAGTAACAGGGGAAGGGTTGACTTTTAACACAACAGATAAAAAACCTTCTTTAACAATTTCTGGATATGGTGGAGTTACTATAAGTAATAGCGAGATAAATTCAACTCAATTTACGTTTAATTTCCCAGAGGGTCTTGAGGCTGGAGATTACACAATAACTGTTATTTGGAACGGTTTAAGTTTTACAGATACTTTTACTGTAAATGAAGCAATAAATCAAGAACAAACACAAGAAGATCAGCAAGGACAATCGCAAGAGCAGCCACAAGAACAACAGCAAGAACAACCACATGTTCAACCTCAGATACCAATAATACCGCTACCTATTATTCAAGAAGAACCACAAAATCTTGAAGAGAATTTAGAATTATTAAAAGAAGAAAGTGAAAAATCTATAGAAGAGAAAGTATTAGAAGATGGAATAATAATAAATCAGATAATTTATGATGAACAAAAAACTTTAGAAACTATTAATAATTTAGCAAGTGATAGTTTTGATATTATAGAAGAAGAAATGTCAAATATTGAAGTTAAATTACCTTACAGTATAGTAAATGTTCTTAAAGAAAAAGATGATGATATGTCAGTAATGGTTAAATCTAATTTGGCAGAATATATTTTACCAGTAGATGTAATTGATATGAATGAGATCAAAAATGTGTTAAAAGATGAAAATATAAGTATAGATATAATAATAAAAGAGCCTTCAAAGCAAATAATAAATGAAATAGAAAATGCTGCTAAGAAGCAAAACATGAAGTTGCTAACTACACCTGTAGAGTTTAAAATAGAAGCTTCTGATAGTGAACAGAATAAAATAGAGATAAATAATTTTAAATCAAAATATGTAACTAGAAAAATTACATTAAATGCAACAGTAGATGTTAATAAAGTTGTAGGTGTAGTGTTTGACAAAGAAAATAATACGTTTATTCATGTACCAACTAAAATTGTTAATGAAAATGGGAACTATGTAGCTTATTTGAAAAGAAAGAGTAACAGTATTTATACATTAATTGAAAGTCAGAAGACTTTTGAAGATATTGTAAATCATTGGGCTAAGGATAATATAGAGATACTAGCTTCGAAGCTAATCATAAATGGAAAAAATGAAAATGAATTTGTACCTGATGAAAACATAACAAGAGCAGAGTTTGCAGCACTTTTAGTAAGAGCATTAGGCTTGAAAACTAATGAGATAAGCAGTAGTAAATTTTCAGATATAGAAGGCAAAGAATGGTTTGCAAAAGCTGTTAGCACAGCAGCTGATGAGGGATTAATTACTGGCTATGATGATGGTACATTTAAACCATATAATCCTATAAGTAGAGAAGAAATGGCAGCTATGGTTACTAGGGCATTAAAAGTAGCTGGTAAAAATATAACTGTAGATGATAATGAATTAAATACATTGTTAAATAAATTTGATGATAAATCTAATATAGCAAATTGGGCTAAGGAATCTGTAGCGATAGCTTCAAAAGAAGGTATAATCACAGGTAAAACTTATAATACGTTTGTACCTAAAGATAATGCAACAAGAGCAGAAGCTGCTACAATGTTAATTAGAATGATGAAAGTTGTAGATTTTATAAATTAAAAATGAGGATGCAGTTTTGCATCCTTTTTTGTTTTAGAGAATTATATTTTAATCTGTAAGAAGGAAATCAATCAAAAATGTCAAAATATTAACATAATTAGTTATAGAGAGGTGTAGTATATTGGTTAGGCAAAATGGTATTTTGTTAGAAGATATTTTAAAAATGGACTGTATGAAAAATTGCAAGCTTATTGCTGGCTATAAAGGTATAAAGAACACTGTTTCAAGAGTTAATATTATGGCAGACCCTGACATTTTAGATTGGGTTCATGAAGGGGAGTTGTTATTAACAACAGCTTATTCCTTTAGAAAGGAAAATGTAATAGAGCAGAAAAAATTTATTAGACAGTGTTCAGAGAAAAAATTAGCAGGCATAGGGATTAAGATTTATCCTTATATAGAGTCTTTGTCTAAAGAAGTAATTGAATTAGCTGATAAATTAAATTTCCCAATTATTGATCTTTATTATGCTACACCTTTTTCAGATATTATGACACCGATTTTTAAAGAAATATTTAATAAACAGGCATCTTTACTTCAGAGGTTAGAAAAAATACATGAAAAATTGATGAATGCAATGATGAACAATTTTAGTATTGAAAAAATAACTGAGGTTGTATATGAAAGTGTTAGGAATCCAGTACTAGTTGATTTAGAATTTCCTAAAAAAACAATAATAAAATTTGACTGCGAAGATGACAAAACTAAGAATTTATTATTAAAAAATCTAAAAAAATTTTATAAAGAATCTTCAAGTAAATATAGAGATAATAAATTATATGAAAGCACAGAGTTAATAAAAGGGAAGTACATAAAAAGAATGGTTATGCCAATTCTTGTTAAGAATCATCTTTATGGCTATATCTTTACATGGTCTACAAATACCCCACTAGGTGGGTTTGATTTTTCTGTTTTAGAATCAGCTTCAACAACAATAGCATTAGAAATACTGAAAATATTATCAGTAATGGAGGTAGAAAATCGACATAAATATGAATTTATTGAAGACTTAATATCGTTGGATAATATAAGAAGAGCAGAAGCTGTAGAAAGAGCGGTATTATTTAAGCTAAATCGAGATAATAAATATGTAATAGCAGTAATTAATATTAATAGAAGTACAAATGCAGAAGATGCAGCATTATCTGATGATTCATTTCAAAAGAAAATTACTAGATTGGCAAATTCAATAGAAAAACTTATAGGAGATATTAATATTAATGGTCTTGTTACAAATAAGACCGATAGTATATATGTATTATTATCTTTTAATGATAATGAAAAAATGGATCTAAAGTTAGAGATATTTAGTAATAAAGTAGAAAAGTTATTAAGAAAGAGCTTAGGTAAATTTAAGTTTAGAATGGGGATAGGCAGACAATACACAGGTTTAATGAATGCATATAAAAGTTATATGGATACAATTAAGGCTATCAGAGCAGGTGATATTTTAGATGAAAATTGTGTAGTTAATTTTGAAGATTTAGGTATATATAAAATTTTATGTCATGACTCTTTAAAAGAAGAACTTATGAAATTTTACAATACTACTATTAAATGTTTAGTTGAATATGATATAAGAAAATCTACAGATTTAGTAAAAACGTTAGAAGCATATTTTGAATATAATGGTAATCTTAAAAAAATGTCTCAGGCACTATTCACACATTATAATACTATTCTTTATAGAATTCAAAGAATTAATGATATAACTGGTATGGATTTAGAAAATGCAAAAGACCGACTAAACTTAGAGGTAGCTTTAAAAATTAAAAAAATATTGCAAAATGAAGAAAAGAGTGGCATATGAATATTTTAATTGCCACTCTTTTTCCTTTACTCTTCAACTAATGCAACTGCTCTAATTGGTGATCCTGAACCATCTCTTATTTTTAATGGTAGTCCAAAATATAAAAATCGTTTATTTACTATTTTATCCAGATTACACAAATTTTCTGTGTTTGTTATATCATACTCACCACAAACTAGATGTCCTGAAAAATTTAAGTCTTTAGGATGATCAATTGCAGGTGCATCTACGCCTATGTTGACTACTCCTTTTTCAGCAAGCCACTTTGCTCCTTCATAGCTTAATCCTGTATATGTAGTTTGCCATTTATCTGTACCGAAGTTTCTGTCATAATGACCTGTATATAATAATACAATATCTCCAGGTTTTATTTCTTGTTTAGAATTTTTAACGGCTTTTTCTAAGTCCTTTGGCTCTATCATTCTGCTTTCAGGTACAAATGATACATCTATACAGATTGCACTTCCCCAAAAATATTCTAATGGCATTTTATCGATAGTATCTCCAGTTGGTTTATATTCCCATACTGCATCACTATGTGTTCCTCCATGTTCACTGATTAAAAGATTTCTGGCAGAGAAACCTAAAGTTTTGCTTCCAGTAGTTTTCATATTCTCTTCGTGTGTCATATTTGTCATTATAAAAGTCTTTTGATGCATTGGAAAAACAGACATACCTTGATAAATTTCTTGTGATAAATCAATTAAACGAAGCCCCATGTAGAAATCCCCCTTTTTGAAGATTGTAAATAGAAATTTGTTTCAATTGGGAATGGATAGATTATATTCATTATATCATTTATGGGAAGAAATCCCTTTATTATATTTTTTGAATTAGTTAATGTGTAAATGATGAAAAAATTAGAAATTCTTTGTAACTGTTTAAAATACACAATTACACAAGTTGTATATTTTGGCTCGTTGTAAAGTACATATATACTTATTCAAAAATTTATAAAAAAATAACAAATTATAAGGATAAAAAATGTAAATGGAAAGGCAAGTTTTGTAAAAGAACTACAAAGGTTATAGCACTAATATGTGGAATGGTTAACAGTGAAAAGAAATAGTATTTTAATAAAGCATAAATCAACTGAAAAGTGAGGAGGATGTGGGATGTCAGAAGAAAAGAAGTACATATTAGCTGTTCCTAACTTTAGTGAAGGCAGAAGAAAGGAAGTTATAGAGGCGATAGTTGATCAAGTAAGAAACATAGAGGGCGTAAACTTAGTTAGCTATGAGCCAGAGCATGATTTTAACAGAACAGTTGTAACATTAATTGGTGAACCTGAGCCTTTAAAAGAAGCGCTGCTTAATATGGCAGGTAAATCATATGAATTAATAAATATGGAAGAGCAAACAGGAACTCATCCTAGAATTGGTGCTCAAGATACAATACCTATATTTCCATTTAAAAATATTACATTAGAGGAATGTGTGCAATTAGCAGAAGAGATTGGAAAAGAAATTTATGAAAGATACAAAGTACCTGTTTATTTTTCAGGACACAATGCTAGATGTGAAAAAAGGAAGGCTTTATCTTTCATAAGAAAAGGGCAATATGAAGGGCTTAAAAAAGTAGCTCATACAGATGAAAGAAAGCCAGATATTGGTCCTGCAGCTTTACATCCAACGGCAGGTGCTACAATTGTTAGTGCAGATACAGAAGGATTGACAGCATATAATGTATTTTTGGCTACTGAAGATTTAAGCATTGCTAAGAAGATAGCAAAATCAGTAAGAGGTCCTAGTGGTGGTTTTTCAACAGTTAGAGCAGTTGGCATTAAATTTCCAGAAAGATCTGGGGTAGTTGTTTCAATGAATATGTTTGATTGCACTCAAACACCACTTTATAGAGCATATAACTTTGTTAAACAGGAAGCGGCAAGATATGGAGTAGCTGTTACTGGTTCTGAAATAGTAGGTCCAGTTAAATTAGAACATTTATTAAACTCATTGGAGTATTATTTAGGACTAGAAAATTTTAGAAAAGAGCAGATATTAGAGACACATTTAATGAAGTAGATGAATAGTTAATGCATGATGGCTTTTGGTTGTCAGTTGATGATTAGGTATTACGTTGGCTGACAATTAATTAAATAATATTACAAGGGGGATTTAAAATGTATGATGTAATTATTAAAAATGCTCGTATCCCACAAGGTGACGATACGATATTAACTAATATTTTAGTTAAAGACGAGAAAATTGCAGGTTTTACACAGGATTTAGATGGTATTGATGCTAAGGAAATAATTGATGCAGAAGGTCACTTAACATTACCTGGATGTATTGATTCACATACACATATAAATGACCCTGGCTTTACACATAGAGAGAATTTTCTTACAGGTACATCGGCAGCAGCAAGTGGTGGTATAACAACAATAATAGATATGCCATGTTGTTCAGTTCCATCTGTAAGAAGTGTAGAAAACTTAGAGCATAAATTAGAGGCTATAAAAGATAAAGCAATTGTAGACTATGCTATGTGGGGCGGAGTTACTGGAGAAGATGTGAGAAATGGATGGTTGCATAATGTTGAGGAGCAGGCAGATTATGGGGTGTGCGCTTTTAAAGTATATATGACACCTTCAGTTCCAACTTATCCTAGAGTAACAGATCCGGAGATGTTAGAAGCTTTTAAAGCTGTAGCTAAAACAGGTCTTCCAATAGGTATTCATGCAGAAAACTTTGCTATGTGTGATTTTTATGTTAAGAAGTTCCAAGCTGAAGGTCGTATGGATGGACCTGCATGGGCTGAAGCCAGAATGACTTTAGCTGAAAAAGTAGCTATTCAACTAGGAATAAGCTTTGCTGAGGAGACAGGTGCAAGGCTTCATATAGTTCATATGAGTACAGGTATAGGAGCTATTTTAGTTGGAGAAGCAAAGAAGCGAGGATTAGATGTAACTGCTGAAACGTGTCCTCACTATTTGACACTAAATTATAAAGATGCAATGAGTGAGTTTAAGCAATTCGCAAAGATAGCTCCTCCATTAAGAACTAAAGAGGATAATGAAATATTATGGAAGGCATTACAGGACGGAAGAGTTGATTTTATAGCGACAGATCATGCACCATATGAAATACCTACAGAAAAGGAAGCAGAGGGAATGAATATATGGACAGCTTTTCCAGGAATACCAGGTGTAGAAACAATGGTACCTGTAATTATAAGTGAAGGATATAACAAGGGAAGACTTTCATTAAGCAGATTAGTAGAAGTATTAAGTACAAATCCAGCTAAACATTATGGATTATATCCTAAGAAAGGTGCTATGTTTATAGGTTCTGATGCTGACTTTACAATTATAGATTTAGAAAAGGAATGGACAATAGATAAAGATAAGATGTATACAATGGCTAAATACACACCATTCCATGGATTTAAGCTAAAGGGTAAGCCAGTTAAAACTGTAGTTCGCGGCAAGCTTGTTTATGATGATACTGAGGGCATTGTAGGTCGCGAAGGTTATGGTAAGTTTATAAAAAGACAAAACAAAGGTAAATTAGAAAGATTAATAAAATTCTAAGGAGGTAAATAGAAATGCCTAGACACGCTATATTAGTTATAGATATGTTAAATGATTTTATTGGAGAGAAAGCTCCATTAAGGTGCCCAGGAGGGGAAAAAATAGTTCCTAATTTGCAGAGATTGTTTGAATGGGTAAGAAATAGAGAAGATGACGATGTTGTATTGGTGCATATACAAGAAGCGCATAGAAAAAATGATGCAGATTTTAGAGTAAGACCTGTTCATGCTGTTAAGGGAACTTGGGGGTCAGATTTTATAAAAGAGCTTTATCCTCAAGAAGATGAATATATAGTTCCGAAAAGAAGACATAGTGGTTTTGCATATACAGACTTAGACTTATATTTAAGGGAAGAGAATATTGATACAGTTGTAGTTACTGGTGTTTGGACTAATGTATGTGTAAGAAGTACAGCATCCGATGCATTGTATCATGCTTATAAAGTAATAGCGTTAAGTGATGGATGTGCATCAAAAACAGAAGAAATGCATGAATATGGATTGAAGGATATGAGCTTGTTTGCAAAGGTTATGACTATTGATGAATATATAGATGCGTGGGAAAAGGGAATCGATCCATGGCTAGGTGGAGGAGATACAGAGAATAAAGTTGAGTAATTTGAATTTGTCTGCCTCAATTGAGGCAGACAAATGACTAATTTTTCATAAGACTTAGGAAGAGGGGTAGCTGAATGAGATTGATAGTTGGAATAACAGGGGGAAGTGGTGCTATATACGGAGTAGGACTTCTTAAGGTATTGAAAGAACTTGGTGTAGAAACCCATTTAGTAGTTTCAAGTATGGGAGAATATGTAATGCAGCATGAATGTGGTATTAGTTTAGATGAACTTAAAGAGTTAGCTACTCATTTTCATGATAATAGAAATCTAGCTGCACCAATTGCCAGTGGTTCTTTTAAAACGGATGGAATGGTAATTGTACCATGTTCTATGAAAAGTTTAGCTTCAATTGCGAATGGTATTTCTGATAGCCTTTTAACAAGAGCAGCTGATGTAATATTAAAGGAGAGAAGAAGATTAGTGTTAGTGACTAGAGAAACTCCTTTAAGCGCTATACATTTAGAGAACATGTTAAAACTTTCGAGAATGGGTGTAACCATTTTGCCTGCATCTCCAGGCTTTTATAATCATCCCCAATCTATAAGTGATATTGTTAGTTCAATTATAGGTAGGACTTTGGATCAGTTTGGAATTAATCACAATTTAATAAAGCGATGGGGAGAATAAATTAGAAAAGAGGGATAATATGGAAAGGCAAATGCTAAGAGCAAGCTTGGAGAAGCTTAAACAAAACGGAAACTTGTTAATCTGTGATGTAGAAGTAGATCCAGAATATGAATTAGGTGCGGTGCTAAAATATTATTCCAATACTAGACCAATGTTATTTAGTAAAGTTAAGGGATATAGGATTCCTGTTGTAGGAGCAATGTTTGGAGATAGAAATATATATTACAATATGCTCAACCTAACTCATAGCGATAGAATTTATAGAATAATAGATGCTATTGCCAATCCTAAACCAACTAGACTTTTAAATACAGGCCCTGTAAAAGAAAATATTATAACTAGAAATATTGATCTTCCAAGGATGTTTCCTATTCCTACATTTCACGAGAAAGATTCATCATCATTTATAACTGCAGGGATTGTTGTTATTAAAGACCCAGAAACTAATAAAAGGTATACTGCAGTTAGAAGATTACAAGTTAATGGTGGTAATAGGTTGAGTATACTTGTAGCATCTCCTAAACTTAAAGATCAACTATTGAATTTAGAAAATCAAAATAAACCTTTAGAGGTTGCTGTAATTCTAGGATATGATTATGAATTTCTATTGGCATCTCAGGTAAGTAGTCAATTTTTCGGAGTTGACAAATACGAAATAGATAGTGCTTTAAGAGGAGAACCATTAGAGTTAGTAAAATGTCATTCAGTAGATTTAGAAGTTCCTGCATATGCTGAAATAGTATTAGAGGGAATAATACCTCCGAAAAAAAGAGAAATAGAAGGACCGTTTGGTGAATTGATGGGATACTATGGAGGAGCAAATTCTCATCCTATTATTGAGATAACTGCTGTAATGCACAGAAATAATCCAATATTTCAAGTATCATTCCCTTGTAGAGAAGAACACTTATCTAATGGGTTAATTAGAGAGGTTGAACTTTATACTAGTTTAAGCAAACTTGTAGATGTTAAGGATGTTAACGTAACAATTGGAGGAGGATATAGATTTCATGCAGTAGTTTCAATAAACAAAAAGAAAGAAGGGGATGGGAAAAGTGCTATTTTAGCAGCCTTAGGATGCAATAATGATTTTAAGCATGTAATTGTTGTAGATGATGATGTTGATATATTTAACACGAGTGAAGTTGAAGGAATTTTAGCGACTAGAGTACAAGCATCAAAAGATTTAGTTATTATTTCAGGAGCTAATGGCTCTGTATTAGACCCATCGCATAATTATAAAGGGACTACCGATAAAATAGGTATAGATGCAACAAAACCATTAGAAAAAAAGGGAGTAGATTTTGAAAAGGCTAAGATTCCTAGATATGAAAATATAGAAATTACAAAATATTTTCCCAATATTAAATAAAAAGGTGGTATAAATTATGAAACAAGCATTGGGAATGGTAGAAACAAGGAGTTTAGTAGCTGCAATCCAAGCGGCAGATACGATGGTTAAATCAGCTGATGTTAGAATAGTAGATTTTGAATTCGTTGGTTCTGGTATAGTTTCTGTAATGGTCGAAGGGGAAGTTGCTGCTGTTAAGGCAGCTGTAGAAAACGCTAAAGAAACGGCTAGCCAAATTGCAGAAATTATATCGGTAAATGTGATACCAAGGCCACATACAGAAGTTGATAAGATTTTAGAGTATTAGTGGTGGTGAGAACATGGTAAATTCGTTGACAAATGTAATTCTTAACAATATTTTAGAAAAATCAGGTAATAAAAATAAAGCTAATTTAAAGGCATACAGTAGTACTTCTCATAATCTTAACAAGAGAGAGGAGCAGATACTTTTAGAAATATTTCATAAGAAGAACAATACTCAAAATAGATCTGGAGTAGTGAATAAAATAACATTAGAAGATTTAACGAGAAAAACTCATAAAAAAGAAAGCAGTATTATAAATAGAAAAAGTACCATTACAACTTTAGAGGAATTATCATTAAAACTAAAACAAAAGTAGAGAGAAAAAAGAAAATGGTAATTCTAGTAAAGAGCCAAAAGAAAGTGAGGTGTAGTTTTGAAAAAAGCATTAGGTTTAATAGAAACGGTTGGTTTAACAACAGCGATAACTGCATTAGATGCGGCAAGTAAGGCGGCTGATGTTACATTGGTAGGATATGAGAAAGTAATTGGTGCTGGTAAGGCCGTTAGTGTGACTATACAAATAGCAGGTGAGGTTGCAGCTGTGAAGGCTAGTGTTGAAGCAGGAGTATCAGCAGCTAATAGAGTTGGTACTGTGTTATCATATCATGTAATACCAAGACCTCATGAAGAGGTAGATAAACTAATAGAAAAATTCAAGAAAAACTTTGAGAAAGATAAAAAATCTAACAAAATCAAGGATAAATCAAAAAATAAGAAAAAAGAAAAAGAAAATAAATAAAGGAGGAGTTTATATGAGTCAAGCTTTAGGTATGGTTGAAACTAAAGGTTTAGTGGGAGCTATTGAAGCTGCTGATGCTATGGTTAAAGCAGCAAATGTTACATTAGTAGGTTATGAAAAAATTGGTTATGGATTAGTTACTGTAATGGTAAGAGGAGACGTAGGTGCTGTTAAGGCTGCAACAGATGCTGGTGCTGAGGCAGCAAGAGCAGTTGGAGAGTTGCATTCAGTTCATGTAATACCAAGACCTCATTCTGAAGTTGAGAGAGTATTATTAAAAAATGAATAGTTTTCATCCCATTTTAGCTACCATACTCTCCTAATGAGTCATAATTATTTTTTTAGTTAGAAACAATAAGCTAATCAATAGCCTGATAATAATTATGTTATGGTAGCAGTGATAGATAATAAGGGGTGCTGAAATGGATAAATATGAATTTACAAAAAGTGTAATAAATGAGCTTTTTAAAAAAACAAGTAACATATATGAAGATAGAAAGGATGAAACTGAAAAAAATTTTATAGAGACTAATTCTGTTCATTTGGCTCTAGTATTTACTGGGACTAACATAGGTCTTAATGATTATGTTGATAAGTTAATCAAATTAAAAAGATATGGATTTACTTACGATGTAGTTTTATCAGAAGTAGCTGAAGAGATTATTGGAATGGATGTTTTAAAGTCACGATTGGGTCCGAAAAAAATATTTAATAATGTTACGATAGCAAACTTAGATGTTTTTTACAAATTTGACGGTGTAATAGTACCTATGATGACTCAAAATACTTTAACGAAGCTTGTAATGGGTTTGCAGGATGATTTTATTACAAGCCTTATATGGCATATGCTTTGGTTTGGCAAACCCGTTTTTATTGATTTTACAAATTGTAGAACTAAAATGGGATCAAAAGCAAAAAATCCTTTCTTAAACGAAATGATAGAAAATTATTTATCTAAGCTAATTAAAATGGGCGTTACTGAAGTATACAAAAATGATTTTATAGTAAGGCTTCTTGACAAATTTAAGTCATATAAAGCCTTCGAAATTCAGACTAATGAAGATATAACTGATGATATGAATTTTTTTGAAGGTGTTATAACTGAAAAGGATGTTATTAATATTGCTAAAAAAGAAAAGGAAATTGTCGTATCTGCTAGAACTATTATTACCCCGCTTGCTAAAGACACAGCAAAAGAATTGGGATTAAAGATTAGAAAGAAATAACCAAAGGAGAGGTACAATGCAAATTGGAAGAGTAATTGGTACTGTAGTTGCTACGAGGAAAGATGAAAGGCTAACAGGTTGCAAGTTAATGGTAACTCAGCCATTAAATCTTGATTTTAAGCCTTCTGGAAATCCATTAATCACTGTCGATACTGTAGGTGCTGGCATTGGTGAGATAGTAATCTATTCAAGAGGTGCTGCTGCAAGATTAGCTGCTGATAGGTTACAAGCGCCCATAGATGCTGCTATAGTTGGGATTGTCGATAACGTTGATGTATATAGGGAATATATGAACGACTAGGAGAGGGGGAGGGCTAGGTTGGATGCATTAACAATTAAACAGGCAATGGAGTATAGGCAATTAATAGATGCTTTGATGTCTGATAAGGAATTTGCTGATATTATTTTATACAGGGGAAACGTTATCAATGTATTAACAAGAGAAATTTATACTGCTGATATAGCTATTAAAGGTAAATATATTCTAATGGTAGGCGATGCTGATAAATTAATCGGACCTGACACTTTAGTTATTGATGTTCAGGGGAAATATTTATCCCCTGGTTTTATAGATTCCCATATGCATTTTGAAAGCAGTATGCTTACAATAACAGAGTTTTCTAGATTATCTATACCTTCTGGTACTACTACTTTAGTTGCCGATCCTCATGAGATAGGTAATGCATTAGGGCCTATAGGCATAAGGGCTATGGCTGAAGAAGCTAGTTTAGTGCCTAATCATGTACATCTAGTTGTACCAGCATTGACTCCGGACTGCCCAGGATTAGAGACTGCCGGATATGATATTACATCAAAAGATATGGAAGAGATTTTGGGGTATCCGAATGTAATAGGCATAGGAGAATTGCAAGGTTTTAGTAATGCTAGACATGTATATAGGAATACCCCTGAAGTTATAACGGATTTGCTAGCATCAACTATATATGCTAAAAATATTGGGAAAATAGTAGATGGTAATGCTCCTGAGTTATTTGGCAGAGAATTAGCTGCCCACATTATTT
It encodes:
- a CDS encoding EutN/CcmL family microcompartment protein, producing MQIGRVIGTVVATRKDERLTGCKLMVTQPLNLDFKPSGNPLITVDTVGAGIGEIVIYSRGAAARLAADRLQAPIDAAIVGIVDNVDVYREYMND
- a CDS encoding flavoprotein, with the protein product MDKYEFTKSVINELFKKTSNIYEDRKDETEKNFIETNSVHLALVFTGTNIGLNDYVDKLIKLKRYGFTYDVVLSEVAEEIIGMDVLKSRLGPKKIFNNVTIANLDVFYKFDGVIVPMMTQNTLTKLVMGLQDDFITSLIWHMLWFGKPVFIDFTNCRTKMGSKAKNPFLNEMIENYLSKLIKMGVTEVYKNDFIVRLLDKFKSYKAFEIQTNEDITDDMNFFEGVITEKDVINIAKKEKEIVVSARTIITPLAKDTAKELGLKIRKK
- the pduA gene encoding propanediol utilization microcompartment protein PduA; the encoded protein is MSQALGMVETKGLVGAIEAADAMVKAANVTLVGYEKIGYGLVTVMVRGDVGAVKAATDAGAEAARAVGELHSVHVIPRPHSEVERVLLKNE